The following are from one region of the Rosistilla carotiformis genome:
- a CDS encoding glycosyltransferase has protein sequence MKPNATPMRLLITTSTFPIHPNDGIPRFVLDLAQALSAHGDVRVLAPDAPGAATDEQIGDVHVHRFRYFWPRSRQRLAITNQRGMRDNLRGSLLAKLQVPCFLIRQAIVVRREVRRHRIDVVNAHWLVPQGLTTAWALKRMRQVKFVLHVHAGDVYMLQRLRIGRAIARYVVKRCDAVFADGSHVRDALHDLIGNDCGTVLQPMGVDGARFATNTNAGAEDTIDKKLPAQYILFVGRLVEKKGTIYLIRALKRLQETHPGIALVIAGFGPDEAALRQLTEELELTELVTFLGRQSHDQIVDLLHGCRVAAVPSIIDSRGETEGMPTVVVESLAAGVPVVGSRVNGIPDVIRHTENGWLCNEKDPADLAEKLQLALACDRPKMRIAAEATAQNYDWQQVAGNYMQRIQQADIRPMPEAI, from the coding sequence ATGAAGCCAAACGCAACGCCGATGCGGCTGCTGATCACAACCAGCACCTTCCCGATCCACCCCAACGACGGAATCCCACGATTTGTCCTCGATCTTGCGCAGGCGTTGTCCGCTCACGGAGACGTGCGAGTTCTGGCGCCCGATGCGCCAGGTGCTGCGACGGACGAACAGATCGGCGATGTGCACGTCCATCGATTCCGCTACTTCTGGCCTCGCTCGCGCCAGCGATTGGCGATCACCAACCAACGCGGCATGCGCGACAATTTGCGAGGTTCGTTGCTAGCCAAATTGCAAGTTCCCTGCTTCTTGATTCGCCAGGCGATAGTGGTGCGCCGCGAGGTGCGTCGCCATCGGATCGACGTCGTCAACGCCCACTGGTTAGTCCCGCAAGGTTTGACGACAGCCTGGGCGCTGAAACGCATGCGACAAGTCAAGTTTGTATTGCATGTCCACGCGGGGGATGTCTACATGCTGCAACGTTTACGCATCGGCCGAGCGATCGCCCGATATGTCGTCAAACGTTGCGATGCAGTTTTCGCCGACGGCAGCCACGTTCGCGATGCCCTGCACGATTTGATCGGCAACGACTGCGGGACGGTCTTGCAGCCGATGGGCGTTGACGGTGCCCGGTTTGCCACCAACACGAACGCTGGAGCGGAAGACACGATCGACAAGAAACTCCCCGCACAATACATCCTGTTCGTGGGGCGATTAGTCGAAAAGAAGGGGACGATCTACCTGATCCGAGCCCTGAAACGACTACAGGAGACGCATCCAGGAATCGCGCTCGTGATCGCCGGTTTCGGTCCCGACGAGGCAGCCCTGCGTCAGCTGACCGAAGAGCTCGAGCTCACCGAATTGGTAACCTTCCTAGGGCGGCAATCGCACGATCAAATTGTCGATCTGCTGCACGGTTGCCGCGTTGCTGCAGTCCCATCGATCATCGACAGTCGAGGCGAGACCGAAGGAATGCCGACGGTGGTTGTCGAGTCGCTAGCCGCAGGAGTCCCCGTTGTCGGCAGTCGCGTCAACGGCATCCCCGACGTGATCCGCCACACCGAAAACGGCTGGTTGTGCAACGAAAAAGACCCAGCCGACCTAGCCGAAAAGCTACAACTCGCCCTCGCCTGTGATCGCCCCAAAATGCGCATCGCGGCGGAAGCAACCGCCCAGAACTACGACTGGCAACAAGTCGCGGGCAACTACATGCAGCGAATTCAACAGGCCGACATACGCCCAATGCCGGAGGCTATCTAA
- a CDS encoding glycosyltransferase, with the protein MNRPISLLIVSTTLDSGGAERFASTLLANIDRKKVQPELVVLRDKLGYPLPDDVGVHQLGHQRDWDTARTVFRLRKLLNKRKPDVVLSNITATNIVTGMAIRQTLDRPRWIARVGNSPRLHDSLLKSWGATFVYPRADKIVANSVGLTDELRDRYCRLSGRITTIANPTDLQELAQQSTRPQPHPRRCNGPLLIAVGRLCQQKRYDLMLNAFAQVRQQVLAELWICGDGPLHGQLSQRIRKLNLTNSVRMLGFCRNPHSLMAQADLFLMTSDHEGSPNALIEAQVLGIPAVATRCPYGPEEIIVEGKTGLLSPVGEAGTFADAVLDALQAKDLLTCTSAYEQVRQRFDANQRVRQWEDLICQTVTATLSTPVEDPAVLQAQSP; encoded by the coding sequence ATGAATCGGCCAATCTCGCTGCTGATCGTCAGCACAACGCTCGATTCTGGTGGCGCGGAGCGTTTTGCAAGCACATTGCTGGCCAATATCGACCGCAAAAAGGTGCAGCCAGAATTAGTTGTATTACGCGACAAGCTCGGATATCCGCTGCCGGATGACGTTGGCGTGCACCAGTTGGGCCATCAACGAGATTGGGATACGGCGCGAACCGTTTTTCGCCTCCGAAAGCTCTTGAACAAACGAAAGCCCGACGTGGTCCTCAGCAATATCACGGCGACGAACATCGTCACTGGAATGGCGATACGGCAAACCCTTGACCGGCCGCGTTGGATCGCTCGCGTCGGGAACAGCCCAAGGTTGCACGACTCCTTGCTTAAATCATGGGGAGCCACATTCGTCTATCCGCGTGCTGACAAAATCGTGGCAAACTCCGTTGGATTGACAGACGAACTGCGAGATCGGTACTGTCGCCTTTCTGGCCGTATTACCACAATCGCCAACCCGACAGACCTTCAAGAGCTGGCTCAACAGTCAACTCGCCCCCAACCACATCCGCGTCGCTGTAACGGACCGCTGCTGATTGCAGTTGGCCGGCTGTGTCAACAAAAACGATATGACCTGATGTTGAACGCGTTTGCACAAGTTCGTCAGCAGGTTTTGGCTGAACTTTGGATTTGCGGTGATGGCCCCCTGCATGGGCAACTTAGCCAGCGAATTCGAAAACTGAATCTGACAAACAGTGTTCGGATGCTGGGGTTCTGCAGAAACCCACATTCACTAATGGCCCAAGCTGATCTGTTCTTGATGACCAGCGACCACGAAGGTTCACCCAATGCCTTGATCGAAGCTCAGGTGCTTGGCATTCCCGCAGTTGCAACGAGATGCCCCTATGGTCCAGAAGAAATCATTGTCGAAGGAAAAACGGGACTCCTTTCACCCGTTGGAGAAGCGGGGACTTTCGCTGATGCAGTACTTGACGCACTTCAAGCGAAGGACTTGCTTACATGCACATCAGCCTATGAGCAAGTGCGACAGCGGTTCGATGCGAATCAACGGGTACGCCAATGGGAAGACTTGATTTGCCAGACAGTGACAGCGACTTTATCAACACCTGTAGAGGATCCTGCGGTTTTACAGGCCCAATCGCCATAG
- a CDS encoding glycosyltransferase family 4 protein — translation MKIFYISGAVIPSRKANSIQVMRMCEAFSQIGHDVTLFSGSGNATDGETDFAGYGVESNFTIIKRLRPGIPIAKSLIYAVDVWRAVSSSRYPDLFYAREPYALAGLCHLGIPFLYEAHSPPVGPRKWIENRIFRSHCFRRLIVISESLRREYVRLYPWLPAKAITVAHDAAQPYRRAGSNDTPVISGQRDGCIQVGYVGHLYRGRGIEVIIQLAKRFPDSDFHVVGGDRKDILRWIASTGSIQNIYFHGFAPPSQCDKYLTSFDVVLAPYQRNVFVSGGKTETSRWMSPLKIFEYMSAGKAIIASDLPVLREVLEHDHNCLLVEPDNIEAWSAAIERLKNAELRMRLGAAAQKQFEREHTWDKRAETVLRPLVQAKGAQECVV, via the coding sequence ATGAAAATTTTCTATATATCAGGGGCTGTAATCCCCAGTCGGAAGGCTAACAGTATCCAAGTAATGCGAATGTGTGAGGCATTCTCGCAAATTGGACATGACGTCACCCTGTTTTCAGGAAGCGGAAACGCGACAGATGGTGAAACTGATTTTGCAGGCTATGGCGTAGAGTCAAATTTTACGATTATTAAGCGGTTGCGACCGGGGATTCCTATTGCAAAAAGCTTGATTTATGCAGTGGATGTGTGGCGTGCCGTGTCGTCTAGCCGATACCCAGATCTCTTTTACGCACGCGAACCCTATGCGCTCGCCGGGTTGTGTCACCTGGGAATCCCATTTCTTTACGAAGCGCACTCCCCCCCCGTTGGTCCGAGGAAGTGGATAGAGAATCGAATTTTTCGTAGCCACTGTTTTCGCCGACTGATCGTAATATCGGAATCGCTTCGTCGCGAGTACGTACGATTGTACCCGTGGCTTCCTGCGAAGGCGATCACCGTCGCTCACGATGCCGCGCAGCCTTATCGTCGTGCCGGTTCCAACGATACACCAGTGATTTCGGGACAGCGTGATGGCTGTATCCAAGTCGGCTACGTTGGGCACCTGTATCGAGGGCGTGGCATCGAAGTGATTATCCAGCTTGCCAAACGGTTTCCAGATTCCGACTTTCATGTTGTAGGGGGTGACCGGAAAGACATATTGCGATGGATCGCCAGCACGGGTTCGATACAGAATATATACTTCCATGGATTCGCCCCCCCCTCACAGTGCGACAAATACCTCACGAGCTTTGATGTAGTCCTGGCTCCCTACCAGAGAAATGTATTTGTCAGTGGTGGAAAAACGGAAACGAGCCGTTGGATGTCACCGCTAAAGATTTTTGAGTATATGTCTGCTGGTAAGGCGATCATTGCTTCGGATCTTCCTGTTCTCCGGGAGGTGCTTGAGCACGACCACAACTGCTTGCTGGTTGAGCCCGATAACATCGAAGCCTGGAGTGCAGCTATCGAGAGACTTAAGAATGCGGAACTACGCATGCGACTGGGGGCGGCTGCTCAGAAGCAATTTGAACGAGAGCATACTTGGGACAAACGAGCGGAAACGGTTCTACGGCCCCTTGTGCAGGCTAAGGGGGCTCAAGAATGTGTGGTTTAG
- the asnB gene encoding asparagine synthase (glutamine-hydrolyzing) has translation MCGLVGGTNPHWNYARAVQAIGHRGPDSQAIKTVDTVTLGFARLAVIDVRDVANQPMASPGGEHWIVFNGEVYGHQMLRKKLEFYGAKFRTESDTEVLLAAYRHWGDSFVDHIDGMFAIAIYDKSERKIKLYRDRPGIKPLYYFWNGAEFAFASELKALVEVLGNSTLDIDSTAAYDFLTYGYVPTPKSLYRNVYKLPPASWLTLDLSTPRLHGPVAYWGLVVSPERQRNISTEEAAQTIRELVDRSVMEQMIADVPIGCFLSGGIDSSILVASAAKQCERVLTFSIGFEDDHHSETQFARELAGKLSTHHHERTLARTAVDGSLERMRDWYDEPFADSSAFPTFLVCQVARETVTVALSGDGGDELFGGYTRYRQFQRLQRLCKRGPETWATFFARRKQLLLRRTFSRKLMTLGHVLTSSPVALYTMLMGGLTREEKRSYARRFEIPDDYDDYWYFRQHWRPELPILTRLQYLDFHTYLPDDILTKVDRVSMANSLEVRVPLLSRRLIEFAFSLPELVRFHNGRPKGLLRNAYRGILPDAVLDRKKRGFSIPLGYHPSQVETLPESILHTAFADLSVDASRHCPIVKQLAARKTAV, from the coding sequence ATGTGTGGTTTAGTCGGTGGAACCAATCCGCATTGGAACTACGCACGCGCGGTGCAGGCGATAGGACATCGAGGCCCCGATTCGCAAGCGATCAAGACTGTCGATACGGTCACGTTGGGGTTTGCGCGGCTCGCGGTAATCGACGTGCGCGACGTTGCTAATCAGCCGATGGCCAGCCCGGGCGGAGAGCACTGGATCGTCTTCAATGGAGAAGTTTATGGTCACCAAATGCTACGCAAGAAACTCGAATTTTACGGTGCCAAATTCCGTACTGAAAGCGACACCGAAGTACTCCTTGCAGCCTATCGACATTGGGGAGACTCTTTTGTGGATCATATTGATGGCATGTTTGCTATCGCTATCTACGACAAGTCGGAAAGAAAAATCAAGCTGTATCGTGATCGGCCCGGCATCAAACCGCTCTATTACTTCTGGAACGGTGCCGAATTCGCGTTTGCGTCGGAACTGAAGGCTCTGGTGGAGGTCTTGGGAAATTCAACCTTGGACATCGATTCGACTGCCGCTTACGACTTTCTTACCTACGGTTATGTGCCGACACCCAAGTCTTTATACCGGAACGTTTACAAGCTTCCTCCGGCGAGCTGGCTAACGCTGGATCTTTCGACGCCACGACTTCATGGTCCTGTCGCCTATTGGGGGCTCGTTGTCTCGCCGGAGCGTCAACGAAATATCTCTACGGAAGAAGCGGCCCAAACGATTCGCGAACTGGTTGACCGATCCGTGATGGAACAAATGATTGCGGATGTTCCGATTGGATGTTTTCTCAGCGGTGGAATCGACTCTAGCATCCTAGTCGCGTCTGCTGCCAAGCAATGCGAGAGGGTCTTGACCTTTTCGATTGGATTCGAAGATGACCACCACAGCGAAACACAATTCGCGAGAGAATTAGCAGGGAAACTCAGTACACATCATCACGAGAGGACGCTTGCTAGGACTGCGGTTGACGGTTCGCTTGAACGGATGAGAGATTGGTATGACGAACCGTTTGCGGACTCGTCAGCGTTCCCAACTTTCCTTGTTTGTCAAGTTGCCCGCGAGACGGTAACTGTTGCACTCTCCGGAGATGGAGGCGATGAGCTGTTCGGAGGCTACACCAGGTATCGACAGTTTCAGCGACTACAACGTTTATGCAAACGCGGACCGGAAACGTGGGCTACCTTTTTTGCCCGACGAAAACAGCTGTTGCTGCGACGAACTTTCTCGCGAAAACTGATGACCTTAGGTCACGTTTTAACAAGTTCCCCGGTCGCTCTTTATACAATGCTGATGGGAGGCCTGACGCGTGAAGAAAAGAGGTCATATGCTCGGCGATTCGAGATCCCCGACGACTATGACGACTACTGGTACTTCCGCCAACACTGGAGACCCGAGCTGCCGATACTAACGCGCCTCCAGTATCTCGATTTTCACACTTATCTTCCCGACGACATCTTGACAAAAGTCGATCGAGTCAGCATGGCAAATTCGCTAGAAGTGCGTGTGCCATTGCTCAGTCGCAGGCTAATCGAATTCGCTTTTTCGCTACCAGAGCTGGTCCGCTTCCACAACGGAAGGCCAAAAGGCTTACTTCGCAACGCCTACCGCGGCATCCTCCCCGACGCGGTTCTCGACCGTAAAAAGCGAGGCTTTTCCATCCCACTGGGCTATCACCCCAGCCAAGTTGAGACACTTCCTGAGTCCATCTTGCACACGGCGTTTGCTGACCTATCGGTCGACGCGTCACGGCATTGTCCAA